The following nucleotide sequence is from Novipirellula galeiformis.
GGCGTGCGAAGCGGCCAAGTCTCGCTGCCAAACGAAAGCGACTGGGATAGGGCAAGGTGGCATTCGTCATCGCTCGGGAAAGTCGGTCGATCAGCGTCCGTTTCCGCTTCGCTTCGGTCGTGGCGCGATAGGGGCTGATCAGATCGCGATAGGGGACTCCCGATGGACATGCAGGCTCGCAGGCCAAGCATCCCAAACAGCGATCAATGTGCGGCGAGGCGTCGTCAACCGAAAGGGTCCCTTCGAGCACATCCTTCATCAACACGATGCGGCCGCGCGGAGAATCGGGCTCTTGACCGAGGACGTCGTAGGTCGGGCACGCTGCAAGACAAAAACCGCAATGCACACAGGTGCTGACGGCCGCCGCCATCTCTTCGCCGAGGGGACCGAGTTTCGTGGTGGGAATGTTGTGTTGCATGAAAATCTATCAAAGTTTGCAATTCATCATCGATATCCTCGACGACTCGTCCCCACGCTACGTTTCGCTGACGAACGTAGGTTCAAGGGAGCGGTAAAGAGGGATCGCTACGATTTAAATCGGCCGGTGGGATCGAATGCCTGTTGAACGGCGGCCTCGATGTTCGTTTCGTTGTGCGGGTTCAGCTTCGTACGGTTGGAGGGACCGCAAACGCAGAGCCCGCGATGGTTGTGGGTGACGAGCAGCGATTCCAATTCATCGAGCCCATCCTCTTCCGTCAACGCTGCCCAAACGACGTTGCCACATCCACTAATGTGCAGCTGGATCGGCATCGCCGCGGCAATCGTATCGCACAACGTCGCTGCGTGTCGGGTCGTGCTGGGGATTTTGACAACGTGACTGCCGTCGCCACTCCAATTCAATTCGGTGATCGAATTCCATAAGGCATTGGCTTCGTCTTCGTCGAGGCGTTCAAGATTACCAAATTGCGATTCGATTTCCGCTGCGATCAATCGGTTAGCCTCAGCCGGTCCGCGTTGACGCATATAGAGTGTCGACGTGTCGTAGTGATAATCGATGGCATCCAACTCCCAGCGACGCAGCGCCGCGTCGGCCATACGATCGGTCGCTTGTTGCGATGACTCGCAGGGCAACTTGAGCGTCGCTGTGGCGGGCGGTTTCGGGAACACCTTGAAGGTGACCTCGAGCATGGCACCGAGTTCGCCCGCACTTCCCACCAACAGTTTCGGGATATCAAACCCAGCGGCGTTTTTGACCACTTTGCCGCCAACATGAACGACCGTTGCGTCGCCCAACATCAACTTCGCGCCGATCAAGAAGTCGCGAATTGAACCGTAGCGAAATCGTCCGGGCCCACTCAGCCCCGAAGCGATCGTACCGCCCAAGGTTGCCCCCGCGCGGATCCGCATCGGATCGAAAGGCAAATATTGGCCGCGTTCGGCCAGCACTTCCGCGACCTCCGAGACCTTCGTTCCCGCCAATGCGGTGAACGTGTACTCCGAAGGTTGGTATTCCACCACACCACTGAGTTGGCCAAGCGAGACCACGTCGCAGGAATCATGGTGCGAGCAAAGCGGCGGTTTGGTTTGATTGCCAACGACCTTGACCCGTGTTGACGCTAGCACCGCGTCTCGAACTTCGTCAATGGAATTGGGTTGCAGGGCTGCGTTACTACTCACGCGAGATCACTCCTTGTTTTTCAAGCGGATGCAGGCCCGACATGGACAACGACGGTGCATCGGCAGCGGGGAACATTTTCCCGCGATTGGCAACTTCCTGGGGATCAAATGCGCCGCGAATGCGATGGAACAACTCGATCGTTGCGGCGTCAAACATGTCAGGCAGAAAGTCGCGTTTTTCCATCCCCACGCCATGTTCGCCCGTGATCGATCCGCCCATGTCGATGCACATTTTAATGATCCGGCTACAGACCTCTTCGGCGCGATGGAATTCACCGGCGACGTTTCCATCGTACAGAATCATGGGATGCAGATTCCCATCGCCCGCGTGAAAGACATTCGCGACTCGAATCCCGCTATCCCGCGAGATTTCTTGAATGTGAACGAGTGCTTCGCCGAGACGATTGCGAGGCACCACGCCGTCTTGGACGAGGAAATCGGGGCTGATGTGGCCGACGGCGGAAAACACGCACTTGCGACCTTTCCAAATCGACAACCGTTCCGCTTCGGTCGTGGCGATATGTTCGGCGAACGGGTCGGTTCGCGCGATGATCGTTCGCAACTGCTCCGTCTCGTACTCCACTCGCTCACGCGGACCTTCGAGTTCGACGATCAAGACGGCCGCACAGCCTTTGGGGTAGCCGCAATTGACCGCCGCTTCAGCGGCCTCGATCGATAACGCATCCATGATTTCCATGGCCCCGGGCAACAATCCCGATTCGATCACGGCGGAGACGGCATCACCGGCCGCTTGCAGCGTCCGATAGCCGACCAAGACGGTGTGGAATTTTTCGGGCTTCGGTAGCAATCGCAACGTGATCTCCGTCGCGATCCCAAACAATCCCTCGCTGCCGCAGAATAACCCGGGATAATCGGGACCGATCGCATCGGTGCTGTCCGAACCAAACTCGACACACTCTCCGTTGGCCAACACCACTTTCATTCCGGTGACATGATTGGACGTCATCCCGTACTTCAGGCAATGGGCACCGCCGGAGTTAAACGCGACATTGCCGCCGATCGTGCAAACCGTTTGACTCGATGGATCCGGGGCGAAATAGAGCCCGTGTTGTAACGCGGCTTGCGTGACCTTGATATTCACAACGCCCGGCTGGACCACCGCGGTGCGATTGACGGGGTCCAACGACAAGATTTTCTTCAAACGATTCAATGCGATCACAATCCCGCCAGCGATCGGCAGCGATCCCCCGGAGAGACTCGTCCCGCTGCCTCGGGCCACGAAGGGAATCTTCGCTTCATGACACCAACGAACCGTCGTCACGACTTCCTCGGTCGTCTCGGGAATGACCACGGCCAGCGGTTTTTGGTGAAACGCGGTTAATCCATCCGATTCAAATGCCACGCCAAAGGCCGCGTCCTGCATCACCCGTCCAGGCGGCAATCGTTCGATCAGACGTGGGAGGGCTTGCTGCGTTGAATTCATGGCCGCATTGTAGCAAACGGAGGAAGCGAGGAGGGATGGGGGGGCGACGCGTGCAGGGGACCGCGACGCGACGCGTCATTTGATCAGCCCGGAGGGGGGCCTTCAGCGATCGCTGACTAGGGTAGCACTGAAACCGCTCCGCGTCAGCATGGACGGGTCCGCCGAGCGACCGATTTGGAGAAGGATCTCAGCTTGGGCAAGGATCTGCGGACGTTATCGATTTTCCCAATCGATCCCCGACATCTCGGCCAGGGCTAGGACCAACGCATGGGTGCCACAGCGGCCGTAGCCCTTCGCTTTGACCGATTGATAGAGTTGCTCGCCCAAGGCGAGCCCCGGCATCGAAAGTCCCATGCGGCGACTTTCGGCAAGGACGATGCCCATGTCTTTAATAAAATGTTCGACAAAGAAGCCAGGATCAAAATTGTTTTCGATGATCCGAGGCCCCAAATTGCTCAGCGACCAACTGCCCGCGGCACCCGAACCGACCGATTGCAGCACGGTGTTCAGATCCAAGCCTGCGCGATGTGCATAGATCAGTGCTTCGCACACGCCAATCATCCCCGTGGCGATCAACGTTTGATTGACCATTTTGGTATGTTGGCCTGCCCCGGCTGGGCCTTGATGCACGATCGTTTTGCCCATCGCTTCGAAGCATGGTTGCACCGCCGCGACCACGTCAGCTTCCCCTCCGATCATGATCGACAACGCTCCGGAGCGAGCACCGAGATCGCCTCCGGAAACCGGTGCATCGAGCCAATGAACGCCCTGTTGCTTGGCGAACCCATTGATTTCGACCGCCAACGAAGGTTCGCTGGTCGTCATATCGACGATGATGTTTCCTTCATCGCAACCGGCCAAGATGCCGTCGTTCTGACACAGAAAAACCTGCCGGACATCGCGAGGAAAGCCGACGATTGCGAATACCACATCGGATTGCTCGGCGACGCCGCGCGGCGAATCGGCCCACGCCGCCCCTCGATCGAGCAACGGTTGGGCTTTGGAACGCGTTCGATTGTAAACGGTCGTTGCGAATCCCTTTTCGATCAGGTGCCCACACATGCTGGCGCCCATCACCCCGGTTCCGATCCAACCGATGCGAGTGTGTCCGGGGGCAATGTTCATTACGTTGGTCATGGAAAACGCTCTTTAGCGAGGGAAAGACGATAGCTTTAGCGGTGGCGAGGAGGGTGAGTCGCGGGTTAGCCCCCCTCTTGATTTGACATTGGGTTACTTAAAACCGCCCGTGGTGGTCCAGAACACAGCCAACATGCACAACCAAACGATATCGAGAAAGTGCCAATACAGGGCGGCGAAATCAACCGGCCAATGCCGTTCGTGATCATAACGGCCT
It contains:
- a CDS encoding NAD(P)-dependent oxidoreductase, with amino-acid sequence MTNVMNIAPGHTRIGWIGTGVMGASMCGHLIEKGFATTVYNRTRSKAQPLLDRGAAWADSPRGVAEQSDVVFAIVGFPRDVRQVFLCQNDGILAGCDEGNIIVDMTTSEPSLAVEINGFAKQQGVHWLDAPVSGGDLGARSGALSIMIGGEADVVAAVQPCFEAMGKTIVHQGPAGAGQHTKMVNQTLIATGMIGVCEALIYAHRAGLDLNTVLQSVGSGAAGSWSLSNLGPRIIENNFDPGFFVEHFIKDMGIVLAESRRMGLSMPGLALGEQLYQSVKAKGYGRCGTHALVLALAEMSGIDWENR
- a CDS encoding FAD-binding oxidoreductase — translated: MNSTQQALPRLIERLPPGRVMQDAAFGVAFESDGLTAFHQKPLAVVIPETTEEVVTTVRWCHEAKIPFVARGSGTSLSGGSLPIAGGIVIALNRLKKILSLDPVNRTAVVQPGVVNIKVTQAALQHGLYFAPDPSSQTVCTIGGNVAFNSGGAHCLKYGMTSNHVTGMKVVLANGECVEFGSDSTDAIGPDYPGLFCGSEGLFGIATEITLRLLPKPEKFHTVLVGYRTLQAAGDAVSAVIESGLLPGAMEIMDALSIEAAEAAVNCGYPKGCAAVLIVELEGPRERVEYETEQLRTIIARTDPFAEHIATTEAERLSIWKGRKCVFSAVGHISPDFLVQDGVVPRNRLGEALVHIQEISRDSGIRVANVFHAGDGNLHPMILYDGNVAGEFHRAEEVCSRIIKMCIDMGGSITGEHGVGMEKRDFLPDMFDAATIELFHRIRGAFDPQEVANRGKMFPAADAPSLSMSGLHPLEKQGVISRE
- a CDS encoding FAD-binding protein, with the protein product MSSNAALQPNSIDEVRDAVLASTRVKVVGNQTKPPLCSHHDSCDVVSLGQLSGVVEYQPSEYTFTALAGTKVSEVAEVLAERGQYLPFDPMRIRAGATLGGTIASGLSGPGRFRYGSIRDFLIGAKLMLGDATVVHVGGKVVKNAAGFDIPKLLVGSAGELGAMLEVTFKVFPKPPATATLKLPCESSQQATDRMADAALRRWELDAIDYHYDTSTLYMRQRGPAEANRLIAAEIESQFGNLERLDEDEANALWNSITELNWSGDGSHVVKIPSTTRHAATLCDTIAAAMPIQLHISGCGNVVWAALTEEDGLDELESLLVTHNHRGLCVCGPSNRTKLNPHNETNIEAAVQQAFDPTGRFKS